The Coffea arabica cultivar ET-39 chromosome 2c, Coffea Arabica ET-39 HiFi, whole genome shotgun sequence genome includes the window CCTAAATTTCCGTGCAACTGAACTTCTTAGCATTACTATTGTTGTTGTTCTAGTGAAACTGGGAAACCAAGTCACAAAACGCAATTAACTTGACAATTGTTTTTCATTAGGATTAATTATCCTGTGCGACTTGTGAGGGATGGTGTCCAAATCCAATTAGCAGAAGTAATGAAATGATAAAAGTGCcctttaaaaattatatttacctcCCTTAAGATTTATTCAAATTATAAAAAGACGCTATAATTTGACTAAAAAGCAATTTATCCCTTTGAATAGCCAACTATTCATAAAAAATTTCCTAATGTGATccaaaaaagaatgaaacccaaattaaaagaaaacaGTTGCTAACTACtaagaaataaaacaataaaacaataaaattgaTAAATCCTCTCCCTCTTCTTCctatgacttgtttcaaaaactACCACGTTCTTTGAACCTTTTTTTTCCATAAAACAAGTATCTATAACATTGAAATACACAATTTGGTACAAGAATGTATAACTTAGCTATACTTTTATGATCTTTTATGCATAATATAttaacattttatttttttttcatataagTGTCTTTGTTGAATTTTTAATTCTGATTTCCAAAAGGGGGCCTATCcaagaaattaaaaattcaaTGATTAGAGGTGAATTTAGAATCaatattttctttaataaaaaaggGGTTTAACTATTTGCACACTAAGATAGGAAAAAGTTGTCTAAAATAGCAATTGTATAACAATTAAGACTAAAGAAACTACATCTTTGATCGAAACATCAGTACTATAGTTGGTGATGCCGTATGATGAAAGTTTTGATTACACTAAGCAGTAACCTACAGAGAAAATGAAAGAATGGTTGGAAAAAGGATTAGTAATTAATGTGTTTTTTGAGAATTACATGAACAATTTGGTTGCAATTGACTAGTAAAAAgtacttaattaattaaaaatgtTGGCTATTTAAAGCAATGTACCGATTTATGTATGCTACAGGGTTAGTTTTaatatagggataatttcacaaacctcccctgaggtttctgacacttgcactGAGACCCCTctagattttaaaaattacacctaGCTCCCCTGGCAGATTATTGAGGCCCAAATCTGACATGCAGAGCACTGAAATGACCTATTTGTCCTCAGAGAATACATTTGCATTGACATTAACTGCCTACACAAATGCATTTGGAGGTTTCTAATTATGTTTAACTAGAATAACAGAAATTTAATGTCTAATGaaggtgattaaaaaatgaTTACTCCTAGGCACCAATAGAAGATGTAATTGGCGCCAACTTCTGATAATGAGTGATGTGACGAGGCTGATTGAACAGATGTATCTTGCATTGTAGATACAAACCTCAGATAACATGTCTTATATCTAAATGCTAAGAAACGGGATAATGAAGAAGGCAATGGAACTGGTGTGAAGCTGTCTTCATTTGGTGGAAGTTAAGCTTCTTAGAAGCAGAAATTGAGGTACCAATTTTCATTTTCAGATATGCAGTACTATAATCTCGTCTGTTGTAATGAATCAGTTTGTTAAAAAAGTGCATGTTATCTATTAAGGTACTAATCTTGATCAGTAGATGTGTCAAGAAACTAAAGATGTTTGTTGCTTCATGCAGTACTGTAACTAAAGATGTTTCTTGAAATTTCATGCACGATGGATGCATGGAAGATGTTTTCTGGAAATTTCATTAACTTCTATTAAAAATGTGCATGAATGTATTAGCAAATATTGACTGTTTTGCTTGATCAGTAGTTTCCGTTGATATGTAGTGAGATGTATGCTGATGtgtttttgaaaattatatgtGTTTCTGTAAGAATGTATAGGTAGGAAGCATGCACTTTTATGTAATCACTATTTTGCATCCAAATCTGAAAATGTAGGATGGGGACTATTGCTGCTGCATATGACATTGCTGTTCACTGTAATGCAAACAAAATCAGGATTCCAAATGTTGATCCAAGTGGCTACTCATACATTAACTTGTTGTTTGATGTAACTGAAAAGGCACTGAGCAAGATAAGTGGGAATGTTAACATGATTATGCAGATGAGATGTGAAATTCCTAGAAAAAAACTGCATGATGGATGTTAATGATGATTATTCTGTTAGTGAaatgttcaaaatacatcaatctAAGCTAGTGATAAACTTGCATGTCTCTGATATAGAAATTATCCCTGCTAATGAAGAGAATAACTTAGTAAATCCGACTACTGTGAACATGCAAGATACTCTGGTTATTAGTTAACAGAATAAGAGGATTGTAGCTATAGATGTTGATATCTCAGATGATCAGTATGGAGATTCTAACTCTGATTCTTCATGGAGACACAATCCATATAGTGACAATGAGGATGAATTAGTTCTTAATAGGGTCTCAAATGATGATAGTGAGGAAAGTGATactaatttttctgattttgaagaCAATGAAATGGAAATTGTGGTGCCTGATTCTGAAAGTGAGGAAGGGGATAATTCTAGGAAACAGTTATAAGATCAAAGATGTGGATTTACAATCCTAAACATGACATTGAATTTGAGAAGGGTGAATTATTCACCAATGTGGATGCATTCAGAGCTGTCTTAAAAGATTATGTTATTCAAAAAGGTTTTCCACTTCTGAGATTGAAAAATGAGAGATCGAGAGTGACTGCTATATGCAATGCTAAGGGATGTCAGTGGAGAATACATGCATCACCAATGGCTGATAATATAACTTTTCAGATTAAAAGTTACCAACCACAGCACACTTGTGTAATGGATAAACACTGTGCTGAAGCCACTTGTGATTGGATGGCCAAGAAGCTGGTTGGTGTCATGAGAGATCATCCTATTATGACCAGTAAAGGTGTAGAGGCAAAGTTGAGAAAGTATGGTGTGAAGCCAAGTAAAATGCAGATTTTCAGAGCTAAGAACAAAGCACTTAATGAAATAGAAGGCACACATGCTGAATCTTATTCTAAACTCCCCTCATATGCTGAACTGTTAAGGAACAATAATCCCAATAGTATTTATAAAATACATTATGATAGGCCAAATCTATTAATTGAGCCTAAATTTCTGAGAATATTCATTAGCTTTAAAGCTCAAAAGCCGGGATTTCTAGAAGGTTGTAGACCTTTTGTGGGATTTGATGGATGTTTCTTGAATGGTCCATTTGGAGGTGTGCCTCTTACAGCAGTTGCTTTGGATGCAAACAACAGCATTTGCTGTAACTGAATGCGAGAACAAGGATACTTGGAGGTGGTTCTTCTACTACTTTCAAGAGTTCTTTGGACCATTAGACAACAACATCCCTTTAACTTTCATGAGTGATAGGCAGGAGGGACTGAATCTTGCTTATGAGGAGATATTTCCTGATGCAACTGGTAGGCATTGTTGTAGGCATATATGTAGCAATTTCAAGTCTCAGTTTCCAGGAATATTACTTAGAAGTTTCTTTTGGAAGACAGCAAAAAGTTATGATGTTGTTGACTATAATAAAGCAATGGCAAGTATTAAAGATATTAACATTGCTGCTTGGAGATATCTGGACAAAATTCCAAGAAGTTCCTGGTGTAGGCATGTCTTCTCATCTGAACTTAAGTGTGATCATGTAACAAATAATTTCACTGAATCCTTTAATAATTGGGTTGGTGATCTTAGAGGAAAGCCTATATTGACATTAGTTGATGGTTTGAGGAGAAAGTTCATGAAAAAGTTGCATAAGAGGTACCAAAAATGTTGCACTTTGACTGCTAATATCACTCCCAAGATTGCTGAGAAACTCACACAGATTAGCCAAGCATCAAGAAAATGTGAGATACATATGGCTAGTGAAGATACATTCGAGATTGGTGATGTTGATAGAAGCTACATAGTTAATCTCAGCAAAAGAATCTGTGATTGTGGTGCTTTTCAAATATCTGGAATTCCATGTAAACATGCGGCATTGGAAATTATTTACAGGAGGAAAAAATTGAAACATTACTGTGAAGCCTGGTTCACAAGGGACATGTATTTGAAGGCATACTCTGAAATGATTCATCCTATTCCTGATGTGAAAAGGTGGCCTGCGATGCCTAATTTACTCCCAAAAACTGTGTTGTCACCTCCTTTGCGAAGAGCTCCTGGTAGACCAAGAGTAAATCGAAGAAGGGAAGCTGATGAGAGAGCTTCCTCTTCACAACCAAAAAGGAGCAGCACTCTCAAGTGTGGCCATTGTGGAGCTTTTGATCATAATAAGAGGACCTGCAAAGGACAACCTGTGCACAGAACGACTGCAAACAAAACCATAGCTGAACTggtagtttctcattttatcacTGAACTGCATCATCTTACATTGATTTTTGTTATGTGCTACTCATTTGAAGTTGTTATCACAGATGACAAATAGGAGAGGTAGACCAGGCAGAGGAATGGCCAGCACAGGCTTATCAGGAGCTGTACTTTGGGTATTCTACTGCCAGTTTTATGTTTCATTCCTTATCTATTACAATTATATATGTGAAAAGGTTTCCAGGGACTcacaagtactttcatttcacaGGATTATGCAGAAGGAGCAGTACCTATAGTTCACTCCAGTCAAGGGAGCAATCCTAGTCCTACTGGTCATAATGGAGGTGTTAACGTGCAGAATAATTGTCAAACTACTGCGGCAGGCTCTAACAGAAAGGTAATAACTTGTATATTATAGCTTGTGTAAAAGAATAACAAGTTCTGTGATCTAATTTTTGCTTATTTGAACTTGACTTTCATCCTATTATGTTTATAGAGAGGAAGACCTGCTTCAAACAATCCTTCTACTTCAACAGTCAGAGGTACTGGTAGGACCAAAAGTACTAGAATATACTCCAATCCTCAGGTTCCAGTTCATTCGACTTCTGACATAGCTGAAAATGCTACACTTGTCAACATGAATGCACCACCAAATGTGAACTCTAATAGCATTAGCAGTACTAGCACTTTCAGTAACTGGTTTTGAGTTGCCAATTCAGACTAGTTAGCATGTAATGATTAGTTTAGTTTCTTTTGAATTTGGTGCTGCTATTTGGAAATGTACTAGAAGTTAGGACTGCTGAAATATTTTGTTAATGGGAGCTCACACTCTTTCACACTATTAGTGGTGCAATTCTCACCATCTATTCTAGAAACTATCCTGGTAGATGGTGTTTTGTAATTCTGGATTGCATTGATGAAAATGTTATATGTTCTGTTGGCCAGAAAAGTTGCATTTTAACATGTGTAATGTAACTATTGCTATTGTTCAGTTGCTATTGATCAAATTAGCATACTGGTGCTATTCCCTTTCACATACAATGACTGTAAACTACTGCATACATGGATTTTACATTAGTTTATGTAGCATTCTAACTGACATAGCTGGATAACTTTCATTTGGCTTTCACCACCAAAGGCATACTACAACTGCTAtattgttgcagcagatttacATGAATTCAGGAGCTGATTGATTTTACTATTTGAATGAAAATATATATAGCTAACAGTAGCATATTAGTAATGAGCAGCACGTTTCCTAAGACACTTTGAGCTGGAAATTGTCTTTGCAGTTCCACATTAGGTTCAGATTGCCTTTCTGAAATGCCAAGCACTCTAGCTCTGCTAATATCCCTTTCCCTGTTTGTGTTTTGGTTACTTCTTCTGCTATTaacttcttcttctcctcctccaTCATACCATTTGAAATAACTGCATTTTGAGCAGCAGAAATATAATTTGTCTGGATTCTTTTCGCTCTCTGATATCTTCACTG containing:
- the LOC113724178 gene encoding uncharacterized protein → MWIYNPKHDIEFEKGELFTNVDAFRAVLKDYVIQKGFPLLRLKNERSRVTAICNAKGCQWRIHASPMADNITFQIKSYQPQHTCVMDKHCAEATCDWMAKKLVGVMRDHPIMTSKGVEAKLRKYGVKPSKMQIFRAKNKALNEIEGTHAESYSKLPSYAELLRNNNPNSIYKIHYDRPNLLIEPKFLRIFISFKAQKPGFLEGCRPFVGFDGCFLNGPFGGVPLTAVALDANNSICCN